From Diospyros lotus cultivar Yz01 chromosome 4, ASM1463336v1, whole genome shotgun sequence, a single genomic window includes:
- the LOC127799037 gene encoding 50S ribosomal protein L31, chloroplastic-like, with product MALTLPNTFLQRKLPPPPAPSHLQCLPGKKASSGGASRPKWSCRKKDIHPEFYEDAKVYCNGELVMTTGGTQKEYTVDVWSGNHPFYLGGRSHLLVDADQVEKFRKKFGELTEIMEIPVLKGEIVLPPRRKSGAGKGGKKK from the coding sequence aTGGCTTTAACGCTGCCTAACACGTTCCTTCAGAGAAAGCTCCCTCCTCCTCCAGCGCCTTCTCATCTTCAGTGTCTTCCGGGCAAGAAGGCGAGCTCCGGCGGAGCCAGCCGGCCGAAGTGGAGTTGCCGGAAGAAAGACATTCATCCGGAATTCTACGAGGACGCGAAAGTGTACTGCAACGGCGAGCTGGTGATGACGACTGGCGGCACTCAAAAGGAGTACACGGTGGACGTGTGGTCCGGCAACCACCCCTTCTACCTCGGCGGCCGCTCCCATCTCCTGGTGGACGCCGACCAGGTCGAGAAGTTCCGCAAGAAGTTCGGCGAGCTCACCGAGATCATGGAAATCCCCGTCCTCAAGGGCGAGATCGTGCTTCCCCCCAGGCGCAAGTCTGGCGCTGGCAAAGGCGGCAAGAAGAAGTAA